A window from Triticum aestivum cultivar Chinese Spring chromosome 6D, IWGSC CS RefSeq v2.1, whole genome shotgun sequence encodes these proteins:
- the LOC123145522 gene encoding alpha-mannosidase I MNS5 isoform X1, which produces MASGSWRCGGSRAPASGKDSVLVLVSFGILVGIVWRWRCPLVGIMPHMFYPRLGGASSIIGVCVKVCFCRISWDSIGAGLRWICLDPVFVRLLLSVYRFDLYDLRLSSSAMVAALMRWSYGVLARRLTDCPLQQGVVSLNSDGQILIACREANYVSHEPKLAEACALRRAVNLARKMRCDSVIFASDCLSLVQRINSHVRDRSLVGVVVSEIKDVMSNILFSRSELGGWEGSILSRGFLCHTGKKILAVLFYHAYDNYMAYAFPHDELKPLTKGFTDSLSELGNLNLEHLPQDYNGSALTLVESLSSLVVLGNLTEFDRGVSWLSENLTFDVDARVNLFECNIRLLGGLISAHILAKDYSSQNKDGVYQNQLLHLAENLGSRFLPAFETPTGLPYAWINLKYGVMENETTETSTSGCGSLILEMGALSRLTGDSRYEAAALRALRKLWSMRSSLNLVGSTLDVLSGNWIEYSSGIGAGVDSFYEYLIKAYILFGSDEYWDMFHSAYLAVQKYFRHGPWYHEADIRTGEATHWQLTSLQAFWPGVQTLLGDVAAANLSHREFYNVWQRFGVLPERYLLDYGILHPTEKYYPLRPEFAESTFYLYQATKDPWYLEVGEAIIGSLNYYTKVEGGFASIRDVSTMNLEDHQHSFFLSETCKYLFLLYDDSFLRNKNYIFTTEGHPLPVMSTWHEKTPRLDVPTNWTVVKDGNQPIRASALSSKVCPETIFRQNVGSPWESACHIPDVFPSHRCRADDDCGIESVTCKRRTCSMAGYCSLWLAVY; this is translated from the exons ATGGCCTCTGGGTcatggaggtgcggaggatctcgGGCTCCCGCTAGCGGGAAGGACTCAGTTCTCGTTCTTGTTAGTTTCGGCATCTTGGTTGGGATTGTGTGGCGATGGCGATGTCCCTTAGTAGGAATAATGCCTCACATGTTCTATCCTCGTctcggtggtgcgtctagcatcatcgGAGTGTGTGTAAAGGTGTGTTTCTGTCGGATCTCGTGGGATTCGATCGGTGCTGGCCTTCGATGGATCTGTTTGGATCCTGTCTTCGTTCGTCTTCTTTTGAGTGTTTACAGGTTTGATCTATATgatctacgactttcttcatcggcgatggttgctgctctgatgcgctggtcctatggagtcttagcacgacgacttaccGACTGTCCTctacaacaag GTGTGGTTTCTCTCAACTCTGATGGACAAATTCTTATTGCATGTAGAGAAGCCAATTATGTAAGCCATGAACCTAAATTAGCTGAGGCATGTGCCCTTCGGCGAGCAGTTAACCTTGCACGTAAGATGAGATGTGATTCGGTGATATTCGCCTCCGATTGCCTCTCTTTGGTGCAGAGAATCAATTCTCATGTTCGCGATCGTtcactcgttggtgttgtggtcTCGGAGATCAAAGATGTTATGTCGAATATTCTTTTTTCTCGG TCCGAGCTTGGGGGTTGGGAAGGTTCCATTTTGTCGCGGGGATTTCTGTGTCATACGGGGAAGAAGATTTTAGCTGTCCT GTTTTATCATGCTTATGACAACTACATGGCGTATGCATTTCCT CATGATGAATTGAAGCCTCTCACTAAAGGCTTCACTGACTCCCTCAGTGAGCTTGGCAACCTAAAT CTTGAGCACTTGCCACAGGATTATAATGGATCAGCATTGACACTAGTTGAGTCATTATCAAG TCTTGTTGTCTTAGGTAACCTAACAGAATTTGACAGAGGAGTTAGTTGGCTTTCAGAGAACCTAACTTTTGATGTTGATGCTCGAGTTAATCTTTTTGAG TGTAACATAAGACTTCTTGGGGGGCTTATTTCTGCTCATATTCTTGCAAAGGACTACAGCAGTCAGAATAAAGATGGAGTATATCAGAACCAATTACTACATCTTGCTGAAAATTTAGGCAGCCGGTTTCTGCCAGCATTTGAGACACCTACTGGATTGCCATATGCATGGATCAATCTTAAG TATGGAGTGATGGAGAATGAGACAACTGAAACGAGCACATCAGGATGTG GCTCCCTTATCCTTGAAATGGGTGCATTGTCACGTTTGACCGGTGATTCTAGATATGAAGCTGCAGCTCTTCGTGCTCTTCGCAAGTTATGGAGCATGAGAAGCTCACTGAATCTTGTAGGCTCAACACTAGATGTTTTGTCTGGCAACTGGATTGAATATTCGTCAGGCATTGGTGCTG GAGTTGATTCATTTTACGAGTATTTGATTAAGGCATATATCCTTTTTGGAAGTGATGAATACTGGGATATGTTTCATTCTGCTTACCTAGCAGTGCAGAAGTATTTCCGACACGGGCCATG GTACCATGAGGCTGATATCAGGACTGGAGAAGCAACACACTGGCAACTAACTAGCCTCCAGGCCTTCTGGCCTGGTGTTCAG ACATTACTAGGAGATGTTGCTGCTGCAAATCTGTCACATCGTGAATTTTACAATGTATGGCAAAGGTTCGGCGTCCTTCCTGAAAG ATATCTGTTAGACTACGGAATTTTGCATCCTACAGAGAAGTACTATCCTTTACGTCCAGAGTTTGCTGAGTCTACATTTTATCTTTATCAAGCAACTAAAG ATCCTTGGTACCTAGAAGTGGGTGAAGCTATAATTGGATCACTTAATTACTACACCAAAGTGGAAGGAGGTTTTGCTAGTATCAGAGATGTTTCAACAATGAACCTTGAAGATCATCAACACAGCTTCTTTCTTTCAGAAAC GTGCAAATATCTTTTTCTCCTTTACGACGATTCATTCTTGAGGAACAAAAATTACATATTTACAACAGAGGGCCACCCCCTTCCAGTAATGAGCACGTGGCACGAGAAAACTCCTCGACTGGATGTTCCCACCAATTGGACAGTTGTTAAG GACGGCAACCAACCGATTCGTGCGAGCGCATTGTCATCCAAAGTCTGTCCAGAGACAATTTTCCGGCAGAACGTTGGCTCCCCATGGGAGAGTGCGTGCCACATACCAGATGTGTTCCCTAGCCACAGATGCAGGGCCGACGATGACTGTGGGATAGAGTCAGTAACATGCAAGAGGAGAACCTGCAGTATGGCTGGATACTGCAGCTTGTGGCTGGCGGTTTACTAG
- the LOC123145523 gene encoding peroxidase 31-like — translation MRRLSLLLLAAAALLAAAVAVVRAGPEMPQAASVAGMGAGPGVPQAAAAAGMGAGTQVPKAAAAAGMGAGTQVPQAAAAGVLAGPGVPQAAAGGPPGKLSPDFYSQTCPRAERIIAEVVQSKQMANPTTAAGMLRVFFHDCFVTGCDASVLIAPTRFAKSEKDAEINHSLPGDAFDAVVRSKLALELECPGVVSCADVLALASRVLVTMTGGPRYPVPLGRKDSLSSSPTAPDVELPHSNFTVGRILELFLAKGFTVQEMVALSGAHTLGFSHCQEFASRIYNYRDKTGKPAPFDPTMNPGYAKGLQAACKEYLKDPTIAAFNDVMTPGKFDNMYYVNIERGLGLLSTDEDMWSDLRTRPLVERYAANNTAFFDDFSRAMEKLSMYGVKTGADGEIRRRCDAYNDGPNTV, via the coding sequence ATGCGCCgcctgtccctcctcctcctggccgcggCCGCCCTCCTCGCCGCCGCGGTGGCAGTAGTGCGCGCCGGGCCGGAAATGCCCCAAGCGGCGTCGGTGGCAGGAATGGGCGCCGGGCCGGGAGTgccccaagcggcggcggcggcaggaatGGGCGCCGGGACGCAAGTGCccaaagcggcggcggcggcaggaatGGGCGCCGGGACGCAAGTGCcccaagcggcggcggcaggaGTGCTCGCCGGGCCGGGAGTGCCCCAGGCGGCGGCGGGGGGCCCGCCGGGCAAGCTGTCGCCCGATTTCTACAGCCAGACGTGCCCACGGGCAGAGCGGATCATCGCGGAGGTGGTCCAGTCGAAGCAGATGGCGAACCCGACCACCGCCGCGGGCATGCTTCGCGTcttcttccacgactgcttcgtgACCGGCTGCGACGCCTCCGTGCTGATCGCGCCCACCCGCTTCGCCAAATCCGAGAAGGACGCCGAGATCAACCACTCCCTCCCCGGCGACGCCTTCGACGCCGTGGTGCGCTCCAAGTTGGCCCTGGAGCTGGAGTGCCCCGGCGTGGTTTCCTGCGCCGACGTCCTGGCCCTGGCGTCGAGGGTGCTGGTCACCATGACCGGAGGCCCCAGGTACCCGGTCCCGCTGGGCCGCAAGGACTCGCTCTCCTCCAGCCCCACCGCCCCCGACGTGGAGCTCCCGCACTCCAACTTCACCGTGGggcgcatcctcgagctcttcctgGCCAAGGGGTTCACGGTGCAGGAGATGGTGGCGCTCTCCGGCGCGCACACGCTGGGCTTCTCGCACTGCCAGGAGTTCGCGTCCAGGATCTACAACTACCGCGACAAGACCGGCAAGCCGGCGCCGTTCGACCCGACCATGAACCCGGGCTACGCCAAGGGGCTCCAGGCCGCCTGCAAGGAGTACCTCAAGGACCCCACCATCGCCGCCTTCAACGACGTCATGACCCCCGGCAAGTTCGACAACATGTACTACGTGAACATTGAGCGCGGCCTGGGCCTGCTGAGCACCGACGAGGACATGTGGTCGGACCTGCGCACCAGGCCCCTCGTGGAGCGCTACGCCGCCAACAACACCGCCTTCTTCGACGACTTCTCCCGCGCCATGGAGAAGCTCAGCATGTACGGCGTCAAGACCGGCGCCGACGGCGAGATCAGGCGGCGCTGCGACGCCTACAACGACGGGCCCAACACCGTGTGA
- the LOC123145522 gene encoding alpha-mannosidase I MNS5 isoform X2, protein MRSPRPARLAAVALLLAALAAAAAAPAAAASRDGYGRARRLRMRGKVVEMFYHAYDNYMAYAFPHDELKPLTKGFTDSLSELGNLNLEHLPQDYNGSALTLVESLSSLVVLGNLTEFDRGVSWLSENLTFDVDARVNLFECNIRLLGGLISAHILAKDYSSQNKDGVYQNQLLHLAENLGSRFLPAFETPTGLPYAWINLKYGVMENETTETSTSGCGSLILEMGALSRLTGDSRYEAAALRALRKLWSMRSSLNLVGSTLDVLSGNWIEYSSGIGAGVDSFYEYLIKAYILFGSDEYWDMFHSAYLAVQKYFRHGPWYHEADIRTGEATHWQLTSLQAFWPGVQTLLGDVAAANLSHREFYNVWQRFGVLPERYLLDYGILHPTEKYYPLRPEFAESTFYLYQATKDPWYLEVGEAIIGSLNYYTKVEGGFASIRDVSTMNLEDHQHSFFLSETCKYLFLLYDDSFLRNKNYIFTTEGHPLPVMSTWHEKTPRLDVPTNWTVVKDGNQPIRASALSSKVCPETIFRQNVGSPWESACHIPDVFPSHRCRADDDCGIESVTCKRRTCSMAGYCSLWLAVY, encoded by the exons ATGCGATCTCCTCGGCCGGCGCGGCTCGCTGCCGTCGCGCTTCTCCTCGCGGCGctcgccgcggccgcggccgcccccgccgccgcggccagcAGAGACGGGTACGGGCGCGCGAGGAGGCTGCGCATGAGGGGCAAGGTCGTCGAGAT GTTTTATCATGCTTATGACAACTACATGGCGTATGCATTTCCT CATGATGAATTGAAGCCTCTCACTAAAGGCTTCACTGACTCCCTCAGTGAGCTTGGCAACCTAAAT CTTGAGCACTTGCCACAGGATTATAATGGATCAGCATTGACACTAGTTGAGTCATTATCAAG TCTTGTTGTCTTAGGTAACCTAACAGAATTTGACAGAGGAGTTAGTTGGCTTTCAGAGAACCTAACTTTTGATGTTGATGCTCGAGTTAATCTTTTTGAG TGTAACATAAGACTTCTTGGGGGGCTTATTTCTGCTCATATTCTTGCAAAGGACTACAGCAGTCAGAATAAAGATGGAGTATATCAGAACCAATTACTACATCTTGCTGAAAATTTAGGCAGCCGGTTTCTGCCAGCATTTGAGACACCTACTGGATTGCCATATGCATGGATCAATCTTAAG TATGGAGTGATGGAGAATGAGACAACTGAAACGAGCACATCAGGATGTG GCTCCCTTATCCTTGAAATGGGTGCATTGTCACGTTTGACCGGTGATTCTAGATATGAAGCTGCAGCTCTTCGTGCTCTTCGCAAGTTATGGAGCATGAGAAGCTCACTGAATCTTGTAGGCTCAACACTAGATGTTTTGTCTGGCAACTGGATTGAATATTCGTCAGGCATTGGTGCTG GAGTTGATTCATTTTACGAGTATTTGATTAAGGCATATATCCTTTTTGGAAGTGATGAATACTGGGATATGTTTCATTCTGCTTACCTAGCAGTGCAGAAGTATTTCCGACACGGGCCATG GTACCATGAGGCTGATATCAGGACTGGAGAAGCAACACACTGGCAACTAACTAGCCTCCAGGCCTTCTGGCCTGGTGTTCAG ACATTACTAGGAGATGTTGCTGCTGCAAATCTGTCACATCGTGAATTTTACAATGTATGGCAAAGGTTCGGCGTCCTTCCTGAAAG ATATCTGTTAGACTACGGAATTTTGCATCCTACAGAGAAGTACTATCCTTTACGTCCAGAGTTTGCTGAGTCTACATTTTATCTTTATCAAGCAACTAAAG ATCCTTGGTACCTAGAAGTGGGTGAAGCTATAATTGGATCACTTAATTACTACACCAAAGTGGAAGGAGGTTTTGCTAGTATCAGAGATGTTTCAACAATGAACCTTGAAGATCATCAACACAGCTTCTTTCTTTCAGAAAC GTGCAAATATCTTTTTCTCCTTTACGACGATTCATTCTTGAGGAACAAAAATTACATATTTACAACAGAGGGCCACCCCCTTCCAGTAATGAGCACGTGGCACGAGAAAACTCCTCGACTGGATGTTCCCACCAATTGGACAGTTGTTAAG GACGGCAACCAACCGATTCGTGCGAGCGCATTGTCATCCAAAGTCTGTCCAGAGACAATTTTCCGGCAGAACGTTGGCTCCCCATGGGAGAGTGCGTGCCACATACCAGATGTGTTCCCTAGCCACAGATGCAGGGCCGACGATGACTGTGGGATAGAGTCAGTAACATGCAAGAGGAGAACCTGCAGTATGGCTGGATACTGCAGCTTGTGGCTGGCGGTTTACTAG
- the LOC123145521 gene encoding putative cell wall protein, with protein MACKSASLLILAALVAAAACAGSATARDVPAGKEDAVKRPETFQEGTVLIPGIGRYELGSHYRPDIGGLDHSIPVAARAQFIPGADDTWVPNPGFEVPNPFRPAATTESP; from the coding sequence ATGGCCTGCAAGTCGGCGTCCCTGCTGATCctcgcggcgctggtggcggccgCGGCGTGCGCGGGCTCGGCAACGGCGCGCGACGTCCCGGCCGGGAAGGAGGATGCGGTGAAGCGGCCGGAGACGTTCCAGGAGGGGACGGTGCTGATCCCGGGGATCGGGCGGTACGAGCTGGGCAGCCACTACAGGCCGGACATCGGCGGGCTGGACCACAGCATCCCGGTCGCCGCCAGGGCGCAGTTCATCCCCGGCGCCGACGACACCTGGGTGCCCAACCCCGGCTTCGAGGTGCCCAACCCCTTCCGCCCCGCAGCCACCACGGAGTCCCCCTGA